The DNA segment ACTGAGAACACTGTCTACTGTTATAGGTCACTGCACCTGGCCCTATGGAAAGCCTGAAACCACATGTCAACCCATGGACATGAAGCCATTACAGTACTGCCTCTAAGCCAGTGCCAAGCACATACAGTCCCAAACCCTACAGTGTTATTATCACCATCCAAATAACTAGGGCCACACGGTACTGGTGGTTCTCCATTTTCACTGGCAGTTGATTGATGAATGTCATTTATTGGCCAGAATGGCTCCTGGTGACCCAGGAGGACTAAATCGGTCTCTGATTACATGGGAAGAATGAAAACCAGAAGTACTGCCGACCCACAGGCCCAGGTATATTGATTAGCCctcattttgttattgttgtgTCTTACCACTGAGCCGTGTGATGGTCCAGTTTCTCCGTACGTCTGAGGGTCTGTTAGCCAGCTCGAATGCGAAGGGTCCGGCATTGGGGCTGAGGTCTCCGTCTAGCGCTGTGATGTTGAAGCCGTTGGGCTCAGGTTTCTCACACATCTCAGTCTCCTGGGGGTAGACGTGGGGCGCGTTGTCATTGATGTCCAGCAGGAAGATCTGCAGGGTGCCTGTGCCGCTCGCCGGGGGGATGCCTGGACGggacaacacatacagacagacagggacacacgcatgcacacacacgtacattgatAAAAATATCGATTTTAACAAATCAACATAACGATAAGGGGAAATATATAACGAAGTGATCTGCCTCATTTTAATGCATGATGTCTCACTGCACTGTGGCAATGCATAAAGTCCTTATCCTGAGCCTGGTGCTTGGTGCTAAACTAGGGCATAGAGGAGCAGCAGCAGCCACCCTGCAGGGACAGGACCCCTCCAGACGGGGGGAGGGCAGAGGGTCTGGGTGTGTGATCTGAAGAGAGTGTGTCTTCCTGACGAAGGGGGAGGCCACGGGGTGAGAATActaaagcagacagacagagaagagcctACTGTCGCTGCCTTAGCCCCGGAGCCCCAGAGCCTCAGGTCCTCTATGTATTCATGGGGCTAAGAGGCTTTTTTGCCATTCAGGCCACGCTCAAAGGAGCTAGTCATCCAATCCTAACCTATTAATGCTGAGAAAACTCTATATTGGGTGAGTTTAAGCCCATTGGCCTGTGCTGTGCTCCGTGGAACAGGCTAAACCTGAACAGAGGTAAATCCAgtcagggaaggagagaggtgaaCACGTCCACAGTGTGGCTGTTTAGTCTGGGCTGGCTCGGAAACATTTCCTTCAACGGGGTGGCTTTTGCTACATTGATGTCAGGGACAATGTTAACCTTGAACAAGGTAGCTGTGTTTGCTTGCTAAAAACAATATTCTCCTAGGTTACTTGTGGGAAGCAGATATTAGAGCCTGGTGGCTAAGCTACGTACCGCTGTCAGAGGCTAGGAAGGTGGCACTGTACATGTTGTCCTTCACGTAGGGCGATTCACGGTCCAGGACGGCGATGGTTGTGATGTGCCCGGTGTTAGGGTCGATTCTCAGCCAGTTGGCTGGGTCTGAGAGCCTGGTGTATCTGAGAATACAAAGGACGAGTCAAAAGAGAATCATTGCGATCTCCCAGAAGCTTGGTTGATGCGTAAAACCCGCAAATTCAGACAAACAAAAAGATGTAATGGGTCCGCACTCAAAAAGATGTCGCATAAAGCTTACTTCCTTATTCTACTTTTTAAAATTCTTTTCACTGCATCAGGCTTCACAGCCTTCTTCAGTGTGTACATTTACAGAGTACGAGGAAAGCTTACAGAAGATACAAGACAACCTTACATGTTACTTTTTCTCTCATGCAGACATGTAAATTTAAGGCTAAAGGTGTTGAATGTTCAGTAAAAGGGAGTATTTTCATTGACATAATGCCAGTCAGTGCTTTGAGCAAACTGTATGAAAAATTCTGCATGAATACAGCTATTTAGTGTCATTACTACCTAATGGTCTGCTGCATGAATCTATCAGGGTCCTGTGCTGTGAAGGTGGTTAGTGCTGATTCTGGTTGCATCCCTTCCTCCAGTTTGATGAGTTTCGGGTTGGGTTCAAAGTTAGGGCTCTCGTTGACATCGATGACCCTGATGGAGACCGTGGCGGTGGACTGGCGAGGGGAGTGGATGCCCCGGGCGAGGGACACCTCGTTCACCGCTACCACCGTCAACACGTACGTCCTGCTGATCTCATAGTCGATTGGCTGTAGGGAGGAAACCAACAGTATATAAGTGTGTTCCATTGAGTGTAAGAGAATGGATGGATAAAGTATTCATTCTGTTTTTCTTGATCagtaaaatattattattatttttctaatGCCATAAGACAAAGAGCCCAGGAGAAGTCAGCTAGGAGCAACTGTAGCTAGTTCTACAACTGTAGACCAATTAGTCTTCAATtgctatacatacacacacacacacacacacacacacacacacacacacacacacacacacacacacacacacacagagttaaatAAAACAGTTGACATGCACCTTTGCTCTCTCTGCTATAGATAACTCCTACAGCTTACCGACATAGAAGGCATTATAAACTATTAATTTAATCTTTAAGAGCTGTCTTCGTTATTCATGGTCAGTGGCTCCTACGCGAGATGGGGGGTTGATTGAGTCTGAGGGGGTAGCAGCCAGTCTCACCTTGACAACAGTTACCAGGCCCTCGTTAGTGGTGGGATCGGTTGGCACGGAGAACCTGCCGGTGGGGTCGCCCCCGGTGATCTTGTAGACGGTGTTCCAGGCTGGCGTGTTGGGCTGGTCTTTGTCTGTCACCGTTAGGTTGGCCACGATGACATTCACCCGGTTCTCAGGCACCTCTCCAAAGAACTACATGAATAAAAGATGGGGGATGGGACAGAGAGCAGTTAGAGAGCAGTTAGACATACTGCTGCGCCAGTGGAAAACACAGGCTCTGTGCTCCAGCACTACACTCCCGACATTTCAGGTAAATAAATGTCCACAGCAACTTATCATGTTATCTTCACCATCTCGGTCTGATATAAAACAATACACTTACATTACACAGAGGGGAAGCATCTCTCACAAATACATTCAGCACCtttctcagctctcctctcctctgctctcgcTCATCTCCTCTCTTTGTCTGCCTGATGTACTTAGGGTGTCAGTACTTACATGTGTCAAAATCTGGACGGAGTAGGACAGAACAGCAAACGGATGGCTGGCTAACAGCTAATCTTTATGAAATGCTCTGCAAGCAAGGCTGAGTGTGTGCTATGTGTGGGTTAAGTACATATAGACAGTGTGACAGTGCTATGACTGTAACACACAGTGTGGTGTAGTACATGGATGTGAAGCTGTGTTCTTTCTCACCGTCTCTGCAGTGAACTCCGGTGGGTTGTCATTGATGTCCGTGACTTTGATGACGGCAGTGGCGGTGTTGGAGAGACCGTACATAGGGTTGCCCTCCATGTCTGTGGCCTGGATGATCAACGTGTACTGAGGAACTTTCTGCAAGAAGAAAAACATGTTGGAAAATAATTAAATATGTATGCGAACAACACCTAAACCCTTGTGTTGAGCCTTACGTGTAGGTTGAATCTTACATAAACCAAAATAATGATCATTTTCAATTTCTCTACATTATTAAGTTCAATTTCTCTTATCCTAACAACCTAATATCTGTCGAACCACAATGAAGAGGTTGAGGAATCCTAGTTATTCTCACAATGATCAAGTCCACATCCTTtcccagtggagagagaaagGATCTATAGAAGTCTGCTTGCTGTGGGAGTGCAACACTTATACATTTCTACTCTGTGTAGCATCATGGTGCATGATGGGTAATCCCACTGTAATAAATTACTCCCTTCACATTAAAAGCCACTCAAGTGACTAGGTAATGAGAATCGGGCAAATTACATTCACGGTGGCAACTGCCGTACATATAACAGCTATAACAGTGGCCCCAGGGGTGAACTTGATATAGCAGGCCAGCTAGCCAGATTGCCCTCGCCAGAATTGCACCAACTGGCTTTGTTTCTCCCCCTCAACTTGTGTATTTGTTTCGTCACTTCCATCCAGTATAAGCAAGACCATCGCCATGCAATTAAATAGGAGAGTGTTACCATTAATAGCAACGGGGAGAAAAAGAAACATTTATCTGCTCAATGATGCATGTTGCCTCCTTGTTAGAGGCAATAAGTATGAAGTGGGCGATGAGTCCATTTCTGGGCTCCGTTGGTAAAATGGTAATCAGTCATGCTTAGCGAGCTTAATTAGTTTTGAGACACAGTGAAGATTATCAtcagcaaaaacaacccaaaactacactgttctgtttgtTTTCAAATCTGTATCTGCAATCCACAGCTCATTTAGGTAAACAAAGGAAAGGATGTCTTGACTTATGCATGTTCAAGGAGTGCTGTGCAGCAATGAGAAGCACACATTAATTAATGTGATAAATGGCTATGATACTGGGACTGTAACCTTAATGCTACTGCATTGGGGGTTTAATAGGCACACATATGCGcgtacacacgcatacacaaacTCCTGTATTGCGTACCTCTCTGTCCAGGCCGGCTGCGACGGTAATGATGCCTCCTGTCTTATTGTTGATGGTGAACATGTTGGATGTCGGGCTCTCAGGATTCTGGGATACGATCTTGTAGCGCAGCATCCCATTGGCTGTTTTGGGGTCATCTTTGTCAACAGACGTTACCGTCATAACAAAGGTCCCTGAGTGATGACAAGACAGACAGAAGATGCAAATAGGGGATTTAACAAGGGTTTTTAAAACAGTATGACCTTGTTTTATTTCAGGACTGCATTTAATGTACCTACAGTCATTAAACTACTTCCCTTTTATGAGGATCCATTGACTAATATGGAGCACAGTCAAAACATAGCCCCCAAAAAACTTTGGCTTTGTCTGAAATGTTGACAAAGCACTTCCACAAGAGAATACATTCTATTGGCAGAGATCTTATCCATATCGAACAGCAGCAAAATTAACAAAATGATTACCCCCTGTGATTAATCAATGCTGTTTTATCTAGTGATAGTTTAGTGGCACCGAAGGCCAGAGGATAGGAAGGCTGGGAGGTTGGTCTAGGCCACTACCTGGTTTAGAGCCCTCAGGGATGGTGCCGTTCCATATCTGATGGATGAACTCTGGCCGGTTGTCGTTCATGTCAATCACATTGATTACAATGTCGATGGGGCTCTCTACTTGGTTACCATTCAGATCCACAGCATGGGCTCTCAGCTGGAGGGAGACACCAGAGAGATATCAGCACTCAGCTGACTGTGGtggacacatgcatacacatgcaTGCAAGAACCAAACAATAAACATTCAGCAAAAACACTTACATTTGCCTGAGCAGAACTTTGGCATTGCAATGGCTCTCTTACTTCAGCTATTTCCAAttatagaaaaaaaataaacccAGAAATGTGCCTTTCAATACTGTTAATGCTTGTTTGTTCACAGTGCAGCGCTTCGAGCGATGCCTGCTCCATTATACCTTCATTACAAACCTGTAATTTATAGTTTTTTTCTGTCTGCCCACTGTCTAATAAAAGTCTCACGCTGACTACCAAGGGAACCTTGAACACATGCCAGACAGCCTCCTGGAGTATACAGACAATGTATTAGCCAAAGAGGACACATACCTCTGGATAAAGAATGCTTAATGCTTGGTACACTGTTTAGAAACCTTTTACTGTAACTGTTCAGAATGTCTGCTCTGTTTCTCCTATTCACTGAACTGCACAAGGCCAAGCTTCTCTCTATCACTTAAAGTGAATGCACATCCCTTTAGATGGTGCTGAATCAAAGAAAGCTTGAGATGAATAGGACCCGCAGACACTATTGCTCCACCTTACCGTTATTTGGCCAGAAAATAACAATGTTTTGATCCAAAGTGGATCTTGACTTTGTCAGTATGTGTGGTCCTAatcatctcctccctctcacgtagacccatgtgtgtgtgtatgagacttACATGGAAgttggaaatgtgttctctgtccAGGGGTTTCATGACGGACAGCTCTCCAGAGATGGGGTGGATGATGAAGATGCCAGTGGGCGGCTGGTCAGCTCCGGGTCCAGTCACACTGTACCTCAGGGAGCGGTTCTTGTCATTGTCCGACCGGATCTGTTTCAGAACCCAAAAGTACGTTGGTCAACGATCAATAATCAATTGTGGGTATATATACTGTTCAGAATTCTACTTAAAATAATGATGTTATGGCAGGGGTATGTATCGGTGTTGGTGTGTTGCCCCGTGCTAGAGTCCCGTTGGTGAGTGGTACAGACAGATCTTCCTCCCttgcgtgtgtatatgtgtctaaACTATATGCGAGTGTGATGTATTTGAGCCTCTATGTCTTCCCTGGCCTGTCTATCTCTACCCATAAGCTTGGTATCCATGGTGTGTCTGGATGGTGCCTGGTGCCTCTCCCTTATGTCATCCATTAAACTCAGTCCCCTAATGCTTCTGGATTAAATATAATACATACAGAAAGTATATACTGGATTTAGCACTATGTCAGGATCCAGTAGACTTATGTTGAGAAAGGGTATACTTAACTGACATGAGAAGGATAGCCAGTCCTCCATCATTCATATCCACCCACCCCCTGCCCCTTGAGCACATGATAAAGTGAGGATAATATCTCAACAGGAAACCTGAGGGAAACAAGCCACTGGAGGGCTCTTTGTCCTTTTCACTCTCATCTCTAAAGCTACATAATAGCAGGAACATTCATAGTGACGGCTTGCCTGACTGGGAGAGGGAAATCAGATACTTTCGCACAAGCACTTGACCTTTCAGGACGTGGAGTCAATATGGTGGTGGATTGAGTGATAATGCTGGTAGAACAGAAATGACCGGTCCAAAATCTGCTGCTGCTCCACAGAACCATGAAGCTCAGAATAAGAGCACCGTCTCCTTTCAGGTTGTGGATAACCGGTGTgataggtgtgtgcgtgtgtgtgtgtgtgtgtgtgtgtgtgtgtgtgtgtgtgtgtgtgtgtgtgtttgtgtgtgtgtgtgtgtgtgtgtgtgcgtgcgtgcgtgcgtgcatgcatgtgtgcgtgcgtgagtgcgtgtgCCTGTGCCTATGTGTGTGGCGTCTTACCCGGACCAGGTCCTGGGGGAACTCTCCTCTGGAGTTCTCTGGGACGTTGATTGGGGGGATTACCCAGTCCCTTTTCATGCGTTTGAGCTGGCCCACGgagctgctgtctgtctgccgcGATGGGAACCAGATCTCCTGGAGACCCTGGGACAGAGCTGGGGGAGCTGGGATATCTTGGACCTGGAGGAGAGAAATAACATCTGTTTACCAACTTGACACATGTAAAAACCAATGgctttaggtagactttttataCAGTAGCCAGCAGACAAATTATCTTTACCAACCAATGAAGTTATGGAAATAATTCTTGACAGCCTAAAACAAATTCTTGACAGCCTAAAACAGTTTATTGGTAATATCATTTTACATGCTTGGTTAATATCAAACGTTTACATGCTTGCAAGAATAATGATTTCcttaataatcctgtttacatggacacatctgaaatcaggctacctgataggactgataaatgcagaaaattggcaatcaaaataaacgttcacTCGGGCATAACATgaacagatcaaatacacagcttGAATTCAGATTAAGGTGTTTATATTTCCTAATACTTccaaagattgctcagaaaaccaggtgttttaatcggtGTATGCTGACTTCGATTATGACCTTAGGATGTTTACATGATTAAAGCTATACTCGACCTACTGCCATAATCACTTTAATAtggaattattagtgtgcatgtaaacatactcattGAACTATACCAGCTAGAGGACCGAACATAGGAGGGGGGAGGCTTTTTGATGTGGTCATATTATATTTTAGGACCCATTTCGTTTTTGAGAATTCAGTGAAGGCTAACATTGccttcatacagtgagggaaaaaagtatttgatcccctgctgattttgtacgtttgcccactgacaaagaaatgatcagtctatatttttaatggtaggtttatttgagcagtgagagacagaataacaagaacaaaaaatccagaaaaacgcatgttaaaaatattataaattgattagcattttaatgagggaaataagtatttgacccactcAATCAGAAAgacttctggctcccaggtgtcttttatacaggtaacgagctgagattaggagcacactcttaaagggagtgctcctaatctcagcttcttacctgtataaaagacacctaccaacagaagcaatcaatcaatcagattccaaactctccaccatggccaagaccaaagagctatccaaggatgtcagggacaagattgttgacctacacaaggctggaatgggctacaagaccatcgccaagcagcttggtgagaaggtgacaacagttggtgcgattattcgcaaatggaagaaacacaaaagaactgtcaatctccctcagcctggggctccatgcaagatctcacctcgtggagctgcaatgatcatgagaacggtgaggaatcagcccaaaactacacgggaggatcttgtcaatgatctcaaggcagctgggaccatagtcaccaagaaaacaattggtaacacactatgccgtgaaggactgaaatcctgcagcgcccgcaaggtccccctactcaagaaagcacatatacatgcctgtctgaagtttgccaatgaacatctgaatgattcagaggacaactgggtgaaagtgttgtggtcagatgagaccaaaatggagctctttggcatcaactcaactcgccgtgtttggaggaggaggaatgctgcctatgaccccaagaacaccatccccaccgtcaaacatggaggtggaaacattatgctttgggggtgtttttctgctaaggggacaggacaacttcaccgcatcaaagggacgatggacagggccatgtaccgtcaaatcttgggtgaggcagggcattgaaaatgggtcgtggatgggtattccagcatgacaatgacccaaaacacacggccaaggcaacaaaggagtggctcaagaagaagcacattaaggtcctggagtggcctagccagtctccagaccataatcccatagaaaatctgtggaaggagctgaaggttcaagttgccaaacgtcagcctcgaaaccttaatgacttggagaagatctgcaaagaggagtgggacaaaatccctcctgagatgtgtgcaaacctagtggccaactacaagaaacatctgacctctgtgattgccaacaagggttttgccaccaagtactaagtcatgttttgcagaggggtcaaatacttatttccctcattaaaatacaaatcattttataacatttttgacaagcattttctgtttttttgttgttattctgtctctcactgttcaaataaacctaccattaaaatgatagactgatcatttctttgtcagtgggcaaacgtacaaaatcagcaggggatcaaatacttttttccctcactgtatgtgtgatgATGTTTTTGAACAGCCCCTCTTTCCAGGCTCTCTTCTCCATGGCTGGGAATGAGATTAGTGTTTGAGATTCTTTGTCGAGGATAGTACTGTAGCCCCTCAGTTAGCTTTAAATCACAGACCTCCTCTCATGTTCTGATAAAAGCACGCATGcaagcacaggcacacacacaaacaggcacacacacacacgcacaggcacacgcacaggcaacacacacacacacacacacacacacacacacacacacacacacacacacacacacacacacacacacacacacacacacacacacacacacacacacacacacacacacacacacacacacacacacacacaggcttctaAAATGGATGTGCCATCCTCCCTTGGCTGTAATGAAAGTGATTTGAAACAAAGCAGGATGGTACCTGCAAGCCAGACTCTATATAGCCAGATGGCTCCATTTGCCTTCGCtgttccacagagagagagactgttgggAGAGAGACCCAAGTAGCGCCAGAGAAGTCACAATAACCTTGAATGCCCGATAGAAAATGTAAACAAGACGCTGGCAAACTTAGGTAGAACAGTCATCCTGCAGAACAGTCATTCTTCAGAAAGTCCCTTCTTAACTCTCTCTCGTCCGTCTGTAATTACTGATCGTCAATATTGTTACACAATATCCAAAGAACTAAAACTAGCCTAAAGCCAGAGTCTGTGCAAACAGCCAAATTAATGACAGTTTTGCCACGTTACAACACGAGCCCCATCCCACGCAGCCTCACCAAGCACGCAGCCCCTCCCTGACCATCTGCGGAGTTGTCGGAGCGCCTCCACTAATCATGTTTGAAATCCGATTATGCTGCTTTCACACATTTGAAATGCAGAGAGGCAAGCGGACAGATAGCGGAGAACATGCATCAGAAATATCTATTACCCTATTAAAccaaaggagagagtgagagcggtAATTATTTCTGACCTGGCGGCTGGAATGATGAATGGTGTGGAGGGTTTGCTTAGCAGTCTCAGCCCCAGCACAGTCACATCTATCTATCTCTGGAGagtactggaggtctctctgCCCCCTACATCCTCTGACTGCTAGACTACACTTCAGTATCCCTGAGAGCTTGGGAGtgtttgtgtactgtgtgtgagagagagagattgtggctttgtgtgtgtgtgtgtgtgtgtgtgtgtgtgtgtgtgtgtgtgtgtgtgtgtgtgtgcgtgtgcgtgtgtgtgtgtgtggctatagACAAGTACAAAATTGCCCTCTCTAAAGGGTAGGGTAGGTCTTGGTTTTCAGCCTGACTCTTGTGGTGATGTTTATGCTGATggtcgtggtggtggtggaggtagggaAGGTCACCCTAGGCTTTAGAGAGGGCGATTTTGAACTTGTCtatagccacacacacagatagatagatatatgtgACTGTGCTGGGGCTGAGACTGCTAAGCCAAACGTTACTTTTTCATTGATTAAAACATTCCACAAGGGCCGATGCGTTCGCAGTGTTTGCTAATATAGCATCTAACCGCTGATGTGATTATGGATCACATGATGATGATTCATGACAATCATTGCATTGGAGAGAGAACCACATAACCacaccagtgtttcccctatattcatttaaCAATGGCGGGCAGCAGCTGCTAAATTGTGACCAGCTCTTCCGAAAAACATGATGTATTTGGTAAAACTTTTTCAGTGTCAACTTAaacgactaaaaccagatataaagtatgtagaaattataatggagCTATATTGTTTTATAAGttattatttgggtatgagttaacataatatgaacttttaaaagtgagatttttactggacagttactttaaaactgttcattttctctcagccccatggcaaaatgtgtagaattgcaggaaattagctttaaaacaggaacattttgtCTCAGCAGAGGAGGGCATCAAACTATTTTTGTCATAGACGTCATTGGCCACGTCCACTACCAACCCCCCAACCCCTCCCACCCCCCTTCACTAACTTTGCCACCTCTGCTAAAAAATATCCTAGGAGAAACCCTGACACGTGGCCCAATAAACTGGTGAGATTGACTTCTATATTCTATCATAGATTTGATTactaccaatgttccctctaaacagTGCGCCAATGGACTGCCGTGCAGAATAAATACTGTATCAACCCACAAAGAGAAGCACTAGATTAAACTTCACTAAACTTTTTAGAGTGTTCCCTGTTAGTTAACACAATCAACGTTTCACTTTACTGTGGCAATGGTGATCGAATCAActcaatattagccactttcaatgcaacatcccgaaacaaaacaaactatgcaagagattttgttgtaggcagaatgaattggagtaggattctattgcattgacatgcaCCACACAGctcgtactctacacagaccgtgCGGCATAActaatcagagctgcagtaggcctatatgcaaatagaccatatatggatctgtgccatttactttgaccTGGACAGTGTTTACAGCAGGTGATGtgtttgttttgagatcaaagcgagagctgcatgtagccacgtgtgcacattttgttcatatcctttggtagttagtgagtcattaccccagttatagataatttgtagtcatcAATAGGGGAGGGATTGCTTCCTACAGgagcacaaaatgtgtacatttctagacatctttcaAAAGCAAGTCAGATAAAGAGCTTTTTTTatgacttaaaggggcaatgttGCATTTTGAGACAGGCTTAAATAAGCTAAATAGCTAATAGGCAAagggtagcatcatttgtctgat comes from the Salmo trutta chromosome 21, fSalTru1.1, whole genome shotgun sequence genome and includes:
- the LOC115157120 gene encoding cadherin-2, with product MYLYEVRGLLLLTLLAALQIATEGRGTPPLCRPGFTEDMSVAEVPESADKGQALFNVKFVNCGQGGLVQFECSNPSDFHIEADGVVYALRPLTASTLRAVPLVIVARDETNQQQWQTQVRLTPPIGQSQQVQDIPAPPALSQGLQEIWFPSRQTDSSSVGQLKRMKRDWVIPPINVPENSRGEFPQDLVRIRSDNDKNRSLRYSVTGPGADQPPTGIFIIHPISGELSVMKPLDREHISNFHLRAHAVDLNGNQVESPIDIVINVIDMNDNRPEFIHQIWNGTIPEGSKPGTFVMTVTSVDKDDPKTANGMLRYKIVSQNPESPTSNMFTINNKTGGIITVAAGLDREKVPQYTLIIQATDMEGNPMYGLSNTATAVIKVTDINDNPPEFTAETFFGEVPENRVNVIVANLTVTDKDQPNTPAWNTVYKITGGDPTGRFSVPTDPTTNEGLVTVVKPIDYEISRTYVLTVVAVNEVSLARGIHSPRQSTATVSIRVIDVNESPNFEPNPKLIKLEEGMQPESALTTFTAQDPDRFMQQTIRYTRLSDPANWLRIDPNTGHITTIAVLDRESPYVKDNMYSATFLASDSGIPPASGTGTLQIFLLDINDNAPHVYPQETEMCEKPEPNGFNITALDGDLSPNAGPFAFELANRPSDVRRNWTITRLSGDFAQLSLKIGFLESGIYEIPIIITDSGNLPMSNTSYLRVKVCQCDHNGDCTDQQHIVAAGLGTGAIIAILLCIIILLILVLLFVVWMKRRDKERQAKQLLIDPEDDVRDNILKYDEEGGGEEDQDYDLSQLQQPDTIEPDAIKPVGIRRMDERPLHPEPQYPIRSAAPHPGDIGDFINEGLKAADNDPTAPPYDSLLVFDYEGSGSTAGSLSSLNSSSSGGDQDYDYLNDWGPRFRKLADMYGGSDD